The Thalassomonas actiniarum genome contains the following window.
GGAGGCAACCAGCTTGGAAACTTTGACGCCAACACGTACCGGATATTCCATATTGGTTTCGGCATACATGGCCTGGGCCTGCTTGGAGGCTAAAAATTCCATCAGCGCCTTGGCATTTTTCGCATGAGGCGCATATTTAGCCATAGCTACACCCGAGATATTGACATGGGCACCACGGGTTTGCTGGTTGGGGAAATTGATATTAACGGCATCGGCCCAGACTTTTTGCTTGTCGTCTTTCAGCATTTTGCCAAAGTAATAGCTATTGCCTAAAGAAAGATCACATAAGCCCTGGTGGATGGCCTGTACCTGGGCACGGTCACTGCCCTGTGGTTTACGAGCCAGATTAGCTTTGACTCCCTCAAGCCAGGTTAAAGTTTCGGCTTCGCCATGCTCGGCCACCATAGCGGCGACTAAAGCAACATTGTAGGGATGTTTGCCGCTGCGGGTGCAAATTCGCCCTTTCCATTTGGGATCCGCCAGTTCTTCATAGGTAAAATCGACATCACCTAAACGTTTGGCGCTATAAATGTTTCTCACCCGGGTAGTTAATCCGTACCAGGTATTATCGGATGCACGGTAGCGGGCAGGAATAG
Protein-coding sequences here:
- a CDS encoding Fe(3+) ABC transporter substrate-binding protein, coding for MFANTLKKMSLLLAVAMPFLAAAAEEVNVYSYRQPFLVKPLFDKFTEQTGVKVNVVFAKKGMAERLSREGKHSPADVLLTTDISRLIELQDKQLLQPVDSKALVDAIPARYRASDNTWYGLTTRVRNIYSAKRLGDVDFTYEELADPKWKGRICTRSGKHPYNVALVAAMVAEHGEAETLTWLEGVKANLARKPQGSDRAQVQAIHQGLCDLSLGNSYYFGKMLKDDKQKVWADAVNINFPNQQTRGAHVNISGVAMAKYAPHAKNAKALMEFLASKQAQAMYAETNMEYPVRVGVKVSKLVASWGDFKADHLPLETIAANRKTALVLLDKVQFDL